The DNA window TGAGAAAAGCTGGAAAGTGGCCATGGTAAATTACTAAAAGGCTTGAATACAGTCCTTAGGAAAAGAGTAAGGGTGTTGATGTTATTTAAACGAGAGCACAACCCCAGGAAAGACATCAAATTGTGTGCTGGGATTTGTGTGTTCATAGTGCAGTGTTTTTCAGACCTGCAAGTCACAACACAATAGATCAGAAAATGAATTTAGTGAGTCTGGACCCTTTAGAAGggatataggacttccctggtggtacagtggatgggaatccacctgtcaatgcaggagatccaggtttgatccctggtgcggGAGGATTCCATGTGCCTCAGAGCACCTgtgcctgtgggccacaactgctgagtccgCACTTGAGGGCCTAGCCAGCATGCCACAACTTCTAAGCCCACAcacttagagcctgtgctttgcaggaagagaagctaccacaatgaggaGCCCCAGGGCAacacagagtagcccctgctcaccacaactaagGAGAGCCCGAGTGCACCagcgaagacccagtacagccgtaaatgaattaaattttaaagaaagtgaatATAACATAACACGTTTAAGAATATAATATAACACGTTTAAGAAACAAATTAGGGAGGGACTTGCCTGGCGattcagtggttagaacttgggcTCACTGCCAGGGCTCATATTTGATCCCTAGTGgaggaacaaagatcctgcaaaccttgaggcccaaaaaaataaaaaactaaggaAAGTGTTTTTTTGTGAAGCATTTCAATTTTCTGCAACATACATACGTTCACTGTGCTcagttgtaaagtaaaatatatttcgTACTATTGTCTATAGTAAGtctaaatctttaaaaacattgcAGCAGTGAATCGGGTTATttgttggtcagtcactaagtcatgtccaactctttgtgaccccatggcctgcagcatgccgggctttcCAGTTCTTTACCATTTCCTAgggtttgctctaactcatgtccattgagtcaataatgctgtccaactatctcatcctctgttgtccccttctcctcctgccttcaatctttcccagcatcagggtcttttccagtgagtcagctcttcacatcaggtggccaaagtattggagcttcagcatcagtccttccaatgaatattcagggttgattttgtcAGATTCTTCTGCATTTCTGATGAGGGCATGCACTCAACAAACATAACCATTTGCTGAACTCTGTTTTGTACCAGAGCTCTGCTAAGTGTTCTGGGGATACAGTGGTGAATAAGATCTTACTTCCTGCCATCAAGGAATATATATAGTCTGATGGGGAAGTGGGGTATTTACAGAGAGCAGGACAGTGAGCttctctgtttatatatttttccatttatattttggATAGATATGAAATATGCGGTGGAAAACAGGCaggtggatggggtggggggagatgtcACATAGAGGTGGCAAGAAGCGCAGGCAGGCTTCATTGAAACAGGGAAGGATGAGACTGAGTGTGTAGTTAGGAGGGTCTGGAAATAGGAAAAACCATTGTCATAAAGGAAAACCCTCCCatccatttgttttttaaaagcctcTCCCCATCAGTAATCTTATTTGCATCTTTGATCATCCTCCCATCTACTCTTGACCAGGTAACAGATATTTCTAACAGGCCTCCCTATAGCTGCTCCTGTCCTTCTCCAGCTCACTCCTCTCTGCAAGGATCTTTAAAATGCAATTATGATTATGGTCTTCCTTGCCCTCTCAAGTCCACATGTTTTAAAGGGACAGTAATGggtcccccactccccaccctcagCAAGCTTTGTCGTTAGCTATTTTTgtgtccccccccacccccgccctatacattgttgttgttcagtcactaagtcatgtccaactctttgccatcccttggactgcagcatgccagcctcgcgtgtccttcaccatctcctggggtttgctcaagttcacatccattgagtcggtgttgctatctaaccatctcatcctctgccgccctcttctccttctgccttcaatctttcccagcatcagggcatgTATGTCCATACACCCATGCTAAAGCTTAACCACCACGAGGACCGTTACGTGGTCTGTCCTGTTGGCCTCTTGCTCCCTGGACCTTGGAGCAGAGCATGGTGCATAGTAGGCTGGTCCCCCTGCATTGCCATCTACAGATACCGAAACTGCAGGATAGGGGATCTTGGCCTGTGTGAGATGACGAGATACAAGTTACTTGGATTTTATCGTCACCTTTTTCTTCCATGCCTTGTCTGTCACGTTAGCCAAGGCCCGGGAGGGAACAGGGTGATGGGGTATAATAAGCTTCCGACCAGTGGGCAGAGTCTTGGGATCACTCCTGGTCGCACCACATGTAACTGTGAGCTCATCACACTCAGTCCTGAGCCTGGATTCTGGAGTCAGACAGCAGGGCTCCCACCTTGTCCCAGTTCTGCTGCTTGTCTGTAAGGGGAGCACCGTCCAGCTCTGATGACCCGTCATTCTGAAAGAGCAGGGGTTGGAGGTGGTTGCTGATTAGGGCCAGCCATCCCAAAGACGAGCTGGGGGCAAACACCTTTGAGACTTGATGACTTTCCACTGGGTGTGTTTGTCTCAGAAATGGAGTTTGCCTAAGAGCCACCCTGAGATGGCCAGGGAGAGCTGTCACAGAGAAGCCTCTGTCCCCCAGAGTGCTGAGCCAGAGGCCGAGAGCCGGGCGCCGCGCTGCTCAGCTGAAGGCCAGCCAGGCCCGTGAGCCGTCATTGACATTCTCTCTGCAGGTCCTCCGATGGCCGCCCCAGCGCCTGCCTCCTCGGGGCCATGGCCCGGCTGCGCTCACAGCTCCGGGCCCGCCTCCCTCGAGCACCCCCGGCTCCCATCCGGAGCCCCTCTGCCTGGCACTGGGTCGGGGGAATCCTCCTGGGCCCCCTGGTTCTGAGTAAGTGCCCCCGCCTCGGCCTTGTGGCACTGTGTGAGCCAGAAGAGGCTCCCCCGGCCCGCTCCAGACCCCGTGTCCTGGAGCCCCGCTTTAACTGGACGCTCTTCTGGCAGTTTCTGCGCCCCCACCTGCTGGTCCTGGGGGCAGCCGTTGTGGTGAGGTCTTCTCCCGCCCCCCCGACCAAcaccagggaagggaaggatACAGCCCCCGTTTGCAGAAGCCCCCAGCCAGGGCTGCGCGGAGACAGCTTTCCTGCCCGCCTGAGTCTCAGAGGAGACCTGGAGCCGCTGGCATGGGGACATGGCCGAGGGTCCCTTGGAGGACCTGCACAGGGTGGCTGGGGGACAGGGTCCAAGGGTCCCCAGGAGCTGGCGGCCGGGTTTTCCTCTCTGAGAGACACAGGAACCCCCACAGCAAGGGGCAGCAGTGAGAGAGGAAGGTTCAGGAACGGGGTAGAGGTGGTCCCCCTCTGACCGGCTGCCCCCGCCCCCAAGCTGGCCCTGGGCGCAGCCTTGGTGAACGTGCAGATCCCCCTGCTCCTGGGGCAGCTGGTGGAGATCGTGGCTAAGTACACGAGGGACCACGTGGGCAGCTTCCTGAAGGAGTCCCGGAGCCTCAGCACCCACCTGCTCCTCCTCTACGGCCTCCAGGTACCAcaggagggagggctggggggcCCACCGCTCCCCCGAGGAGCCCCGGGCTCCCCTGAGAGCCGGGCCTGTCTCGCAGGGCCTGCTGACCTTCGGGTACCTGGTGCTGCTGTCGCGCATTGGCGAGCGCATGGCCGTGGACCTGCGGAGGGCGCTTTTCTGCAACCTGCTCCGGTAGGGGGTGGGGGCCCTGTGGCCTGGGGGCGTGTCTGGGGCGGGGCCTCGTCCTGAGGGCgtgtctccctccttccctccatctgCGGCCGCCACCAGCCAAGACATCGAGTTCTTCGATGCTAAGAAGACAGGGCAGCTGGTGAGCCGACTGACGACGGACGTGCAGGAGTTTAAATCCTCCTTCAAACTCGTCATCTCCCAGGTCAGTGCCCCAGGTGGAGGGGACCTGACCTGGGGCACTGTTAGAGTCACACACGTTTGCACACACTCTTGCAGGCCAGCCCTGCCCCACTCTTGGGTCTCCTCGCCCCCAGCTCACACCAAAGCAAGAGGTCTGCCCTCTGGTGAGGATGTGGGTGCGGGTACAGGGACGTTCACAGGTGGGAGGTGCCACAGCCGTGTGTCTAAGGTCAGGATAGGCTCTTTCTCTCCTGAGGTGAAATCTGACCTCCCCCGGAAGCTTGCCAAGAGCATCGTCATGGCCTGGCCCCGGCGTGCCTGGCCCACTGACAGGAGAGCCAGCGACAGCTCTGCTGAATTCCTGATGTCCTCTCTCCATCCCCTGCTCCCCATGTTGTCACTGACCCCCCAGCAGGCCCTGGGCGGCGTCTCCAGGCGGTCCTTTTTTTGGTTCAGTTTCTGGAGCAGAAGAGGGCAGTGGCAttagaaggaggaggaggaggaggccttgGTCCGTAGTTTCTCACCCCTGCTGGTCAGGAGAGGGTTACAGTCTGTGACCAGTGGCCTCCCGGGGGTCAGACCTGTGGCCTTACCCTGTGAGTGGAGTGGGGAGCTGGCTCTAGCCATGCGATGCTTGGTGAGTCCCACGTCCTATTGCTGACACCTCACAGGCTTCCTGTCCACTGCCCAGGGGTTGCGGAGCTGTACGCAGGTGGCCGGCTGCCTGGTGTCCCTGTCCATGCTCTCCACACGCCTCACGCTGCTGCTGATGGTGGCCACACCTGCCCTGATGGGAGTTGGCACCCTGATGGGCTCAGCTCTCAGAAAACTGTCTCGCCAGTGTCAGGAGCAGGTATCGGAATTCCCGCCCGCCCCCCCCTGCACTCCCCTCCTCTGCGCCCTGTGCTCCTCGGTCACCCTCCCCGTCTGCATCCTGGCTTCCTAACTCCTGGGTCCCTCGCAGGTCGCCAGGGCAACGGGTGTGGCAGATGAGGCCCTGGGCAACGTGCGGACTGTGCGAGCCTTCGCCATGGAGCAGCGGGAGGAGGAGTGAGTCCTGAGTGGGGGCAGAGCGCAGAGCTGGGGGATGCTCCCCAAAGGCCCCTCCATCTGCCCTGGGCCCCACCTTGCCAGCTTCCTGAGGGCCGGGCTTGGCCTCTATCCCCAGACGCTATGGAGCGGAACTGGAGGGGTCCCGCTGTAAGGCGGAGGAGCTGGGCAGAGGGATCGCCTTGTTCCAGGGGCTCTCCAACATCGCCTTCAACTGTGCGTGAGCAGGGGCCCCCGGGGGAGTATGGGCGCAACTCGGGGTGAGCTCAGAAGAGCCAGGGCAGCCCTCTGCCTGCTTGGCGGCCAGTGTCACCCCAATGCCGGGAAGCTGATCTGCTAACGAGGGGAGAAGGCTGCCAGCTCAGGCAGGGAGTGGGCACACAGGCCCAGGGCCACATCTGAGCCATGGGCAGGGCTGCTGCGGAGGAAGCAGTGAGGTGCCCCCAACCCTCTCATCGCCAAAGGAGGAACTAAGGCAGAGACCATTCGCGTGACTTGCCGGAACGCCATTCGGGGAGCATGGCAGGGACCGGTGCTAGGACCAGCACAGGGGCCAGGCTCTGCCCCCGCCCTCCTCCCTGACCACCTCTCCTCGCCCCTCACAGGCATGGTCTTGGGCACCCTGTTTGTTGGGGGCTCCCTCGTGGCTGGGCAGCAGCTGACGGGGGGAGACCTCATGTCCTTCCTGGTGGCCTCCCAGACTGTGCAGAGGTGAGTGTGGGCCGTTCTCTTCCCGAGGGGCccagctggggcagggggcacCAGTCTGCTGTGGGTACGGTGACCAGCTCCCCCAGCGAAGTGCAGGTCTGGGGAGGGGGCCGCCTGCCTCCCAGCAGTGCCCACTCAGGGCTCCCCTCGACCTCATTCACTGTACCCTCAGAAACACAGCTGTCAGCTTCAACTTCCCAGCAACTCAAAAGTTTGCTTGATAAGCcgtttttgtttaatttcttgaTAAAATGCACGTAACAGAATTTACCGTCTTAACGTATTTAAGTACAGTTCAGTAGCGAGCGTCACATAACGCTCATGTTGTGTGACCATCACCAACATCCGTCCTCAGAACGTCTTCACTTTGCAAAACCGAAATGCTGTCCCTAGACGAcccccctacccacccccacccccaccccccccacccacccccacccaccccccgccaGCCCCCGGCGACCCCGTCCTGCTGTCTATCTCTGTGAGTCTGTCCGCTTCAGGTCCTCGTGTAGGTGGGCTCATACGGGGTCTGTCCCTGGTGAGGGCATCTTTCTGTGAGCGCAACTTCTCCCAGGTTCATCCACTTTGGGCCAGGTGTCAGAACTGCCTTcccttttaaggctgagtaaGACTCtgtgtggtcttccctggtggctcagacggtcaagggtctgcctgcagtgcgggagacctgggttcgatccctgggtggggaagatcccctggcggaggaaatggcaaccccctccagtatccttgcctgggaaattccatggacagagaagcctggcaggctacagtccatgggggtctccaaagagctggacgtgactgagcgacttcactttctttctttaagagTCCAAGTACAGTAGGCCATCTTTGATGCACTCTCTAAGAGCTGGCCTCCCGCCCTCTGCCTGACCTTCCCCTGCATGTCCCACCAAGCTGGCTCGCCATGTCCGTGGCTCCGCTGGCCCTCTGTCCCCACCAGCTCTGCCATGAGAGGACCCAGGGCGGGcggcctccttccctccctgccccttccaAGCTGAGTTCCTGGCAGCTCCTTCCGCTGATTCCACTTCCCCTCGCTTTGTCTTCTCCCTCATGCACCATATACACCAAAACACATACAGTGTAAATAGACGCTAGATAAATAGAGCAAATGTGGAATAACAAGTAACTGCAGAGGGAAGACCCGTGTTACCACCAACTGTGTGGAGAAAACAGCATCAGCCCCGACGCCCCCCTGGATCCCCCCGCCTCACCCCGATTCCCCCGGTCCTTGCGTCTTGCTCTGCTCCGGGTCTCACCCCCACGAGCATGGGGGCCGTTTCTTCCAGAGTCCTTCACCATTAGCCTTGTTACCATTCGGGGCAGAGGGCGCTCACCCCAAGGCAGGGCAGGTAGACAGAGTCCACCTTTTCCAGCCCCAGGCCAGTGTCCCACAAAGACCAGGATCCGCCCATTTCTGCTCAGTGCTGCCTAGTCGGGCCCCTTcacaccctctctgggcctgggcACCCCCCTCCTCCCCCGTGGCCTTGGGACGCAGGTCTGAGGGTTCCAGAGTCGGAACTCGGGCCGCCCCCGGCTGCCCCTCCCGTGGTGCTGACCTGCACGGACCCCCCCCGGCTCCCTGCATGGGGTCGGTCTTCCTCCCTCGGACTCGCCTTCCGCTGGGCCCCCTCGCGCTGTGGCCTGGGCACAGACCTGCTCCTTCCCTCCCCGCCAGGCCCTAGCTgcacagcctggcaggctagcaGACTACCGTTACAGACTCAGGAAAGCCGCTCACAGGCTGCTAGGTGGGGCCACTCACTGGGCCCTTGGCCCAGCCATTTGGGGGCCCCTCGCCAAggacagggggcttccctggggactcaggcggcaaagcgtctgcccgcaatgtgggagatgcaggttcgatcccacaGGAAgactccactggagaaggaaatgacaccccactccagtactcttgcctgggaaatcccatggatggaggagcctggtgggctacagtccttggggtcacaaagagtcagacacaactgagtgactaacacacacacacatataccacatgGAAAGCCTTCACCACCCACCTTGGAGGAACTGGGTGTTCAGTAAAGAAGTTGTTGTTTCCTCCTGGGGTCTAGCccagggggaggcagggaggcaggcctgCCCGGAGTTCAAGCAGCCTCAATCTTTGGACCCCACCTGAGGGGTTCTCAGTGGTGGCCCTGGGGTCCTGGAAGGGACGGGGAGGTGCCCAGATGGACCAGGGTCACGGCCAGGCGTCCGGGTCTAGGTCCCCCTCGGAAGGGCCCAGCCACCTCTCTGCCCCGCGGGGCCCCCAGGGAGGGCGAGGCCTGCCTCTCGCACCATCCCCGCGAGCAGGGTCACGCGCAGCTGGCTTTCAGTGGTCGCATGGCAGCCCCGCCAGGCCCTAGTGGCTTCCAGGTCTCTGGTGGACAGTGCTCTCCCGACATTGGCCGAGAGCACCCTGTCCCGGCTCCTCTCCGTGCCTCTCGCCCCCTCCAGCAAGCGCTCTGAGCCCcgtcccctccacccccagcccccacctgggTGCTGGGACAAGTATGACCCTGGGGAGGCAGTCTTGCTTCTAGAAAAACCCGCACACACCATGGCAGACACACAGTCACGGGTGGCCAGGCCAGCCTGGCACTGTGACTAAGGAGCGGTGACTCACCCACCTCCAGCCCCGTGTGACAGAGGCAGCCGCCCACTGTCTGGGTGCAGCTGCAATGAGATAACATCTTCAGGGAATTTTCTCTTGGGGTCCCCCAGCCACCCCCTGACCTGCGGTCCAGtgtcttctgtttccttctgcCTGTGGAAGGAGTAACATCCTTTTTTCCACTTGATTAGACCTTGCTTCCCCGGGCGTGGACAGCCCTAGATCCCACTGCCTGGGTGGGCCTCACCCTGCAGGCTTCGGGCAGCCTGAAGCCCAAGCCCCTGCCCGCCACCCACCTTCCCGGCCGTTTCCTCCCTGGAGCCTGGCCCTCAGGGAGTCCTCAGCTGTCAGCCCCCTCCGGGCCAGGAGAGAACGAGGTTCTGAAGGGAGGAGCGACTTGTCCCAGGACTGGGTGGTCTGCCCAGGGTTGCCAAGGCCCCAGGTTTCGGGAGAAGCCTCTCGGTTTGGCCTTAGGCTGCCCGGTTCCCCCCCTCACTCAGCACGCCCGCCCCCTCAAACCTGCCCCTCCGCCTCCAGGCCGCCTTCTCTCAGCATCTTCCTGTTGCCCGCTTTCAGCCCACGTCTTCTCCTTGCAGGTCCATGGCCAACCTCTCCATCCTGTTCGGTCAGGTGAGCTACAGAGAAGGGTCTGGGGGTGCGGGCCTGGAATCTGGGCTGGAGTCCCACAGCCACCCACCTGCATGCTTGCATGGGCATCCAGGGAAGGGGACACCATGAGCCCTTCCCACCCGGGTGGGGGAGCCCAGGAGACGCTGCCCCTTCCCTCAGACCCAGGCCTCCCTCACCCCAGACTCAAACCCCTCCCCAGGTGGTGCGGGGGCTCAGCGCAGGCGCCCGTGTCTTTGAGTACATGACCCTGAGCCCCGGCATCCCACTCAGCGGGGGCTGCAGCCTGCCCCGGGAGCGCCTGCGCGGCTCCATCGCCTTTCACAACGTCTCCTTCAGGTCGGTGTCAGCCGCCTCCTCTCCTTTCCAggctgagggcaggggagggggaggtctGGGGACCCGTGGGACGGTGTGGCCCTCTGAATAAGCCCCCCTCCGGGGCTCAGGGAGACTTGAGAGTTCAGGAGGGACCAGGGCGACAAGGGTCCGAGAACCTGGTGCGACCTGAGGATctctcgcctcccgccagctacCCCTGCCGCCCCGGCTTCCCTGTGCTCAGAGACTTCAGCCTCACGCTGCCCCCAGGCAAGATCGTGGCCCTGGTGGGCCAGTCCGGGGGAGGTAAGAGAGGCCCGCCACCAC is part of the Ovis aries strain OAR_USU_Benz2616 breed Rambouillet chromosome 4, ARS-UI_Ramb_v3.0, whole genome shotgun sequence genome and encodes:
- the ABCB8 gene encoding mitochondrial potassium channel ATP-binding subunit isoform X1, producing the protein MLVHLFRVGIRGGPVPGKPLLPLRFQTFSAVRSSDGRPSACLLGAMARLRSQLRARLPRAPPAPIRSPSAWHWVGGILLGPLVLSKCPRLGLVALCEPEEAPPARSRPRVLEPRFNWTLFWQFLRPHLLVLGAAVVLALGAALVNVQIPLLLGQLVEIVAKYTRDHVGSFLKESRSLSTHLLLLYGLQGLLTFGYLVLLSRIGERMAVDLRRALFCNLLRQDIEFFDAKKTGQLVSRLTTDVQEFKSSFKLVISQGLRSCTQVAGCLVSLSMLSTRLTLLLMVATPALMGVGTLMGSALRKLSRQCQEQVARATGVADEALGNVRTVRAFAMEQREEERYGAELEGSRCKAEELGRGIALFQGLSNIAFNCMVLGTLFVGGSLVAGQQLTGGDLMSFLVASQTVQRSMANLSILFGQVVRGLSAGARVFEYMTLSPGIPLSGGCSLPRERLRGSIAFHNVSFSYPCRPGFPVLRDFSLTLPPGKIVALVGQSGGGKTTVASLLERFYDPTAGMVTLDGQDLRTLDPSWLRGQVIGFISQEPVLFGTTIMENIRFGKVDASDEEVYAAAREANAHEFIISFPEGYNTIVGERGATLSGGQKQRLAIARALIKQPAVLILDEATSALDSESERVVQEALDRASTGRTVLVIAHRLSTVRAAHQIVVMAHGRVCEVGQGPGARSVGWDGHREMGTHEELLKKGGLYSELIRRQALDTPPSEAPQVLGHRHSKS
- the ABCB8 gene encoding mitochondrial potassium channel ATP-binding subunit isoform X3 translates to MLVHLFRVGIRGGPVPGKPLLPLRFQTFSAVRSSDGRPSACLLGAMARLRSQLRARLPRAPPAPIRSPSAWHWVGGILLGPLVLSKCPRLGLVALCEPEEAPPARSRPRVLEPRFNWTLFWQFLRPHLLVLGAAVVLALGAALVNVQIPLLLGQLVEIVAKYTRDHVGSFLKESRSLSTHLLLLYGLQGLLTFGYLVLLSRIGERMAVDLRRALFCNLLRQDIEFFDAKKTGQLVSRLTTDVQEFKSSFKLVISQGLRSCTQVAGCLVSLSMLSTRLTLLLMVATPALMGVGTLMGSALRKLSRQCQEQVARATGVADEALGNVRTVRAFAMEQREEERYGAELEGSRCKAEELGRGIALFQGLSNIAFNCMVLGTLFVGGSLVAGQQLTGGDLMSFLVASQTVQRSMANLSILFGQVVRGLSAGARVFEYMTLSPGIPLSGGCSLPRERLRGSIAFHNVSFSYPCRPGFPVLRDFSLTLPPGKIVALVGQSGGGKTTVASLLERFYDPTAGMVTLDGQDLRTLDPSWLRGQVIGFISQEPVLFGTTIMENIRFGKVDASDEEVYAAAREANAHEFIISFPEGYNTIVGDRGGFPGTESMPGGSGTSRLQGKEHDGDTRDPRRGHSSELTTSAPET
- the ABCB8 gene encoding mitochondrial potassium channel ATP-binding subunit isoform X2 gives rise to the protein MLVHLFRVGIRGGPVPGKPLLPLRFQTFSAVRSSDGRPSACLLGAMARLRSQLRARLPRAPPAPIRSPSAWHWVGGILLGPLVLSKCPRLGLVALCEPEEAPPARSRPRVLEPRFNWTLFWQFLRPHLLVLGAAVVLALGAALVNVQIPLLLGQLVEIVAKYTRDHVGSFLKESRSLSTHLLLLYGLQGLLTFGYLVLLSRIGERMAVDLRRALFCNLLRQDIEFFDAKKTGQLVSRLTTDVQEFKSSFKLVISQGLRSCTQVAGCLVSLSMLSTRLTLLLMVATPALMGVGTLMGSALRKLSRQCQEQVARATGVADEALGNVRTVRAFAMEQREEERYGAELEGSRCKAEELGRGIALFQGLSNIAFNCMVLGTLFVGGSLVAGQQLTGGDLMSFLVASQTVQRSMANLSILFGQVVRGLSAGARVFEYMTLSPGIPLSGGCSLPRERLRGSIAFHNVSFSYPCRPGFPVLRDFSLTLPPGKIVALVGQSGGGKTTVASLLERFYDPTAGMVTLDGQDLRTLDPSWLRGQVIGFISQEPVLFGTTIMENIRFGKVDASDEEVYAAAREANAHEFIISFPEGYNTIVGERGATLSGGQKQRLAIARALIKQPAVLILDEATSALDSESERVVQEALDRASTGRTVLVIAHRLSTVRAAHQIVVMAHGRVCEMGTHEELLKKGGLYSELIRRQALDTPPSEAPQVLGHRHSKS
- the ABCB8 gene encoding mitochondrial potassium channel ATP-binding subunit isoform X4, translated to MLVHLFRVGIRGGPVPGKPLLPLRFQTFSAVRSSDGRPSACLLGAMARLRSQLRARLPRAPPAPIRSPSAWHWVGGILLGPLVLSKCPRLGLVALCEPEEAPPARSRPRVLEPRFNWTLFWQFLRPHLLVLGAAVVLALGAALVNVQIPLLLGQLVEIVAKYTRDHVGSFLKESRSLSTHLLLLYGLQGLLTFGYLVLLSRIGERMAVDLRRALFCNLLRQDIEFFDAKKTGQLVSRLTTDVQEFKSSFKLVISQGLRSCTQVAGCLVSLSMLSTRLTLLLMVATPALMGVGTLMGSALRKLSRQCQEQVARATGVADEALGNVRTVRAFAMEQREEERYGAELEGSRCKAEELGRGIALFQGLSNIAFNCMVLGTLFVGGSLVAGQQLTGGDLMSFLVASQTVQRSMANLSILFGQVVRGLSAGARVFEYMTLSPGIPLSGGCSLPRERLRGSIAFHNVSFSYPCRPGFPVLRDFSLTLPPGKIVALVGQSGGGKTTVASLLERFYDPTAGMVTLDGQDLRTLDPSWLRGQVIGFISQEPVLFGTTIMENIRFGKVDASDEEVYAAAREANAHEFIISFPEGYNTIVGMGLVGQIPVLTYPEEGSGGSRASERCSAT